A window of Aquibium oceanicum genomic DNA:
ACGGCTATCTCCCTGGAGCGCTTGTTCGCTCAGATCCAGTATGCGGGATAGCCGTAGTAGTCATGGTACCGCTCCTCGTAGGCCCGGTCGACCGTCTGCGCCGGGTCGTACTCCGGCGCGCTCTTGATGCCATCCTTCGTGAGACTGGTGCTCACGGTGCCGTCGTTCCAGTTCACCCTCCGGAACGACTTCGGGGAGACCAGCGTCTTCTTGCCCGGCCACCAGTTCTTTGTGTCGACGATCAGGTACCGCAAAGCCCAGCTATCGGCATCCAGCAGGAAATCCTCGACGTGGCCGATGTCGCCGTCCGAGGCGTGGATGTAGTAGCCGGTGACCTCGGACACGGAACGGAGATTGGGATCACCCCGCGGCGCTGCCCCAGCTATCGCGTCATCGGAGCCTTCGAGGCTTCCGACGGCGCTCTCCGGAGGCACCGGGTTGGGCATGCCCGCCGCCGTGGCGTAGGGATAGCCGAGCCAGTAGGGTTCCCACCCGTAATAGCCGAAGACGTCGCTTTCCTGGAGCCGGGAAACGGGTGCGTCCGTATCGATCGAAGGGCTTTCTTCCACCATCTGGCGGGTGACGTTTACTCTCAGCTCGCGGGTTGCCGCCAGGGGCTCGCCGCAGGCTTCGGGAGGCAACAGAACCTTGCGGCCGCTGAGCCAGGTACCGGTGTCGACGACCAACCAACGGATCGTCCAGTCGTGATCGTCGAACAGGAGGTCGTCCACGGTGCCGATCTCGCCGTCCGTCGCCGCGATCATGTAGCCCATGAGGCTCGATGCGTTCCAAAGCACTGGAAAAATCCTTCTTTGCTGGACTTCTCCCACAACCGCCGCGCCCCCGATGTGTTCCGCTCGACGGGTTGAAGAGGATGCCGTCCGCGGTTCGGATCGCCGGCATCGCCGAATTGGCGCTGTTTACGGCCGCGTTTCAAATCGTATGATCGACGAAGCCACCGGCTCGTGCCGTCGCAATAGAATGCAGGAGCCGATCGGCGTCCTTCGAGCGGCCAACCAGAAAAGAGCAGAGGGTTCCGGCTCTGCGCAACACAGGTGCAAGATGAGCAATCAAGGACAGGAGGGCGGCGATCTGGACCCCCGGCCCGGGAGCACGCGGCAACTGGTGGTCCGGGTCTACCCGAGGATCGCACTCGCCTACTTTGTCGCGGCGACCTCGTGCCTGATGCTGATCGCCTTCCTGCTGATGATTTTCGCCTTCGTGGAAGTAGGCAACAGCATCTTCACCGGCGATCACGTCGAGGCGGCGCTCAGCGCCATCAGCCTCCTGGTCATAGGGTTTGCGGTCGTGGAGACGGCGAAGTTCATCGCCGAGGAGGAGATTATGCGCAAGCGCGAACTCCGCTCCTCGACGGAATCCCGCCGCTCCATCACAAAGTTCATCACCATCATCGTCATCGCCGCCAGTCTCGAGGCGCTGGTTATGGTGTTCAAGGCGACCCGCGACGGAATCGAATACGCAGTTTATCCGGCGTTCCTGTTCATCGCGTCCATGCTGGCGCTCGTAGCCCTCGGCACATATCAGTGGCTGTCGAGCCGCATCGACAGCAGCAGCGATGAGCGGATGGACCACGGGGATTTGTGAGAGGAAGCGGCCCCCGCGGCATTGCTTTCGCTCGCGTTCCGGATGCCGGGGTTCGCAGAAAAATCTCAGGTGCGCGAGTGGATGGCGAATGGCTCGGATCCAAGAGAGACCCGTCCGTCGGATGTCCGCACGACGAACTGTATCTCGTCCTCGGTTTCCGGGACCTCCGGCACCTCGACCTCCACGTTGAGCCGGCCGGCCGTATCAGCGGTCGCCCGCGTCAGCATGACGAATTCGTCCTGGATGATAGCCCCAACCAACACCTCCGCGCCGCCCGGAAGACCGGTCGCGGTGACTTCCACCTGGTCGCCGGGTACACCGGCCGTGCTCCCCACGAGAATTCCGGCGCCACGATCGGGCGGCGCGCTGACGCCCGGCAAGCCCAGTCGCTCGCCGAATTCCAGGATATCGCGATTGAGATCCGGCTGGTCTGAGAGATAGTCGCTGACC
This region includes:
- a CDS encoding PRC-barrel domain-containing protein encodes the protein MLWNASSLMGYMIAATDGEIGTVDDLLFDDHDWTIRWLVVDTGTWLSGRKVLLPPEACGEPLAATRELRVNVTRQMVEESPSIDTDAPVSRLQESDVFGYYGWEPYWLGYPYATAAGMPNPVPPESAVGSLEGSDDAIAGAAPRGDPNLRSVSEVTGYYIHASDGDIGHVEDFLLDADSWALRYLIVDTKNWWPGKKTLVSPKSFRRVNWNDGTVSTSLTKDGIKSAPEYDPAQTVDRAYEERYHDYYGYPAYWI